A stretch of the Gracilinanus agilis isolate LMUSP501 chromosome 4, AgileGrace, whole genome shotgun sequence genome encodes the following:
- the TTC19 gene encoding tetratricopeptide repeat protein 19, mitochondrial: protein MWGPLSRSLGRGLLAAAGRRRRGYARLLLAGPRGGGGGGRRGAEVAANKPPRVGQGRSGRGLCVVALAALSWFFKSAPTVVEEEEEEEEEAVEREEEESPPSEAELQVIHLLKRAKLCIMKKEPDDAERLLHQALHLAQKADIRKAIIYTYDMMANLAFMRNQLEKAEKLFKATMSYLLVGGMKQEDNAIVEISLKLASIYASLKRQEFAFAGYEFCISTLEKKVTREKALTEEAMPAEEKANTHLLLGMCYDSFARYLLDISRLSEAQKMYEKALQISSEIRGERHPQTVVLMNDLATTLDAQGRFDEAYTYVKKATELARQIEHPELHRVLSNMAGILMHKASFVEAKHVYEEALKEAELKGDVAFIEHIKMELTELASSRGV from the exons ATGTGGGGCCCGTTAAGTCGCAGCCTCGGTCGGGGCCTCCTGGCGGCCGCGGGCCGACGGCGTCGGGGCTACGCGCGGCTCCTGCTGGCAGGGCCCCGCGGTGGCGGGGGTGGAGGCCGGCGGGGCGCCGAGGTGGCCGCCAACAAGCCACCTCGCGTAGGGCAGGGCCGTTCGGGACGCGGACTGTGCGTGGTGGCGCTGGCGG CGCTCTCCTGGTTCTTCAAGAGCGCCCCCAcggtggtggaggaggaggaagaagaagaggaggaggcggtggagagggaggaggaggagagcccGCCCTCAGAGGCCGAGCTCCAGGTCATCCACCTGCTCAAACGAGCCAAG TTATGCATCATGAAGAAGGAACCAGACGATGCGGAGCGGCTGCTCCACCAGGCCCTTCACCTGGCTCAGAAGGCAGACATCAGGAAGGCTATCATCTACACCTATGACATG ATGGCTAACTTAGCCTTCATGAGGAATCAGCTTGAAAAA gCAGAAAAGCTTTTTAAAGCAACAATGAGCTATCTCCTGGTTGGGGGCATGAAGCAG GAGGACAATGCAATAGTTGAAATATCCCTAAAGCTGGCCAGTATCTATGCTTCTCTGAAAAG ACAGGAATTTGCTTTTGCTGGCTATGAATTCTGCATTTCAACACTGGAGAAAAAAGTCACAAGAGAGAAGGCCTTAACTGAAGAAGCTATGCCAG CTGAAGAGAAGGCCAATACCCACCTGCTGCTGGGCATGTGCTATGACTCCTTTGCTCGATACCTCCTCGATATCAGCCGGCTCTCCGAAGCACAAAAAATGTATGAAAAAGCCTTGCAGATTTCCAGCGAGATAAGAGGAGAAAGACACCCACAG ACGGTGGTATTAATGAATGACCTGGCCACTACCCTAGATGCCCAAGGCCGCTTTGACGAGGCCTATACTTATGTGAAGAAGGCAACGGAGCTGGCAAGGCAGATTGAGCACCCTGAGCTCCACCGGGTGCTCAGTAACATGGCAGGAATCTTGATGCACAAAG CAAGCTTTGTCGAAGCCAAACATGTGTACGAGGAAGCCCTGAAAGAGGCTGAGCTAAAGGGAGACGTGGCTTTCATCGAGCACATCAAGATGGAGCTGACTGAGCTGGCCAGCAGTCGGGGTGTTTGA